In one Myxococcus xanthus genomic region, the following are encoded:
- a CDS encoding HEAT repeat domain-containing protein, whose translation MNAALIVALALASAPVPGGSTSLQQLVERIPEVVDDGGGIGTDAQELASRIQAHGAAAIPYLLPLFREESEPIRDFAGYILRDLEGLTEEHLNALIQARLHGDGWIPPAIARIGTPRAIAFLVEDLKDEPQTQSQLTHALVIAGRKAAALLAEPFGAAAPVHELYASAVCEVFHEMGSNSGPAVAPLLRVATGGESLLENQAHAIQVLGCIGPSAAAAVPALQALRKNAALRKTVDGALMRMGPAAATPVFVEHLRTKPTVYLLRDLAELRERGKGAGSAVVALLKNEDPQLRFAAARTLGYIQFTAATDALITMLGDVRDWRMAFAAAESLGRLRATRALAPLKAVATKHWAPPVRDAARKATKVINGKETYPAGNPNFAFEYFAGDRMRFDQQASLEPALVAAPDELPEASFGPLTYESEVRSVGVDGERRTPIKQAPQFGLRVSNGHLVGASRGEWGGELMHIPTDAAAKKILDANATGIHKVGEHIVAVTGLSHIVTNDGMLYRIVPRDGAYVAEPWRVLPGAPRRSGLLSDGRLFVSCLGADVVITPEGDMRLATPENISGTQEQAPPAPPRRK comes from the coding sequence ATGAACGCCGCGCTCATCGTCGCGCTCGCGCTGGCCAGCGCACCCGTGCCTGGCGGCAGCACCTCGCTTCAGCAGCTCGTGGAGCGCATCCCCGAGGTCGTCGATGACGGCGGCGGAATCGGCACGGACGCGCAAGAACTCGCGAGCCGCATCCAGGCGCATGGCGCGGCGGCGATTCCGTACCTCCTCCCGCTGTTCAGGGAGGAATCGGAGCCCATTCGTGACTTCGCGGGCTACATCCTGCGCGACCTCGAAGGGCTGACCGAGGAACACCTCAATGCCCTCATCCAGGCCCGGCTTCATGGGGACGGATGGATTCCTCCCGCCATCGCTCGCATTGGAACCCCCCGCGCCATCGCATTCCTCGTCGAAGACCTCAAGGATGAGCCCCAGACGCAATCGCAACTGACTCATGCCCTGGTCATCGCGGGCCGCAAGGCAGCCGCCTTGCTCGCCGAACCCTTTGGCGCGGCGGCGCCCGTGCACGAACTCTACGCCAGCGCGGTGTGCGAAGTGTTCCATGAGATGGGGTCCAACTCGGGGCCCGCCGTTGCGCCCCTCTTGAGGGTGGCGACCGGGGGCGAGTCCCTCCTTGAAAATCAGGCCCATGCCATTCAGGTGCTGGGCTGCATCGGTCCCTCCGCTGCGGCGGCGGTGCCCGCGCTGCAGGCGCTGCGCAAGAATGCCGCCCTGCGAAAGACGGTTGATGGCGCGCTGATGCGCATGGGGCCTGCTGCCGCCACTCCCGTCTTCGTCGAGCACCTGCGCACGAAGCCCACGGTGTACCTGCTTCGCGACCTGGCGGAACTCCGCGAGCGGGGGAAGGGGGCGGGCAGTGCGGTTGTCGCGCTTCTGAAGAACGAGGACCCTCAGTTGCGCTTCGCCGCTGCGCGAACGCTTGGCTACATCCAGTTCACAGCCGCGACCGACGCGCTCATCACGATGCTGGGCGATGTCAGGGACTGGAGGATGGCCTTTGCCGCGGCCGAATCGCTCGGAAGGCTCCGGGCCACGCGGGCCTTGGCACCGCTCAAGGCCGTCGCGACGAAGCACTGGGCGCCACCTGTCCGCGACGCTGCTCGCAAGGCCACGAAGGTCATCAATGGCAAAGAGACATACCCGGCGGGCAACCCGAACTTCGCGTTTGAGTACTTCGCTGGCGACCGCATGCGCTTCGACCAGCAAGCATCCCTCGAACCGGCACTGGTTGCGGCGCCGGATGAACTCCCTGAAGCTTCATTCGGGCCATTGACGTACGAGAGCGAGGTCCGCTCGGTGGGGGTGGATGGGGAGCGTCGCACTCCCATCAAACAGGCACCGCAGTTCGGATTGCGCGTTTCGAATGGGCATCTGGTGGGGGCAAGTCGGGGTGAGTGGGGTGGAGAACTCATGCACATCCCGACTGACGCCGCCGCGAAGAAGATTCTGGACGCCAACGCCACTGGCATCCACAAGGTCGGCGAACACATCGTCGCGGTGACGGGCCTGTCCCATATCGTCACCAACGACGGGATGCTGTACCGGATTGTTCCCCGTGACGGGGCCTACGTGGCGGAGCCGTGGCGGGTACTCCCGGGTGCACCGCGACGCTCAGGGCTGCTATCCGATGGGCGCCTCTTCGTCTCCTGCCTGGGCGCGGATGTAGTCATCACGCCCGAGGGAGACATGCGGCTCGCCACCCCAGAGAATATCTCTGGCACGCAGGAGCAGGCGCCACCCGCTCCGCCCCGGCGCAAGTGA